GCGTGCCGGCGCCCGCGGCTTCGAAGAGGCCGACCTTCTCGCGGTCGGCGCCGGTGAACGCGCCCTTCGCGTGCCCGAAGAGCTCGCTCTCGAGCAGGGCGTCGGGGAACGCGGCGCAGTTGATCGCCACGAAGGGCGCGTCGCCCCGGCGGCCGCGGTCGTGCAGCTCCCGCGCGATCACTTCCTTGCCGACGCCGGTCTCGCCCGTCACGAGCACCGTCGAAGGGCTCGACGCGGCGAGGTCGACGAGATCCGACACCTGGCGCATCGCATCGCTCCGGCCCAGGACCCGCGGTGGCTCCTCGGCTTCCGTCGCTTCGGTCGTCGACGCGCCCTCGAGGCGGCTCACGGTTCGGACGGGGGGCGTTCCTTCCTCGGTCGGGGAAGCCGGCGCCGCGGCTTCACGCGCCCGATGGCAGCGCTCGGCCTGGAGCTGGTCGAGGGTCTCGTTCACCTCCGTCACGAAGCCGCGGCCGACGCGGTTCGGATCGATTACGAAGACGGCACCGAGGCCCATGGCGAGGAGCGCGTCGGCATGGGAATCGTCCATCGCGGCGGTCGCGACGAGGATCCCGCGCCGCTCCGCGAAGCGGTCGAGCTCGGGCAGGGCGAGCTCGAGGGCCTGGGGCTCGCCTTCTTCGACCAGCACCGCGTCGAACCGCACGGCGGGCAGCAGGAGCGCCTCGTCGAGATCCGGTACCCAGGTCACGTCGAGCTCCGGGGCTTCGGTCATTCCGCTGCGCGTCAGCCCGCGCCCGCTCCCGATCCAGAGGAGCGATCGAATCGTCCGCATGGCGCCTCCCTCGCCGCCGGACGGGGTGGGGCCGGCGCGAGAGGAAACGTGACCCGAAGCGCGCTTCTTCGCGTTCCAATCCGGCTCAAGAATCGCACCGATTTCGTCGGACAGCGTTCGGGGCCGGTCGGTGTCGCGTCAGCGCGAGAGCTCGGCCTCGCCGAGGGACTCGGACTCCCACGCCTCGGGGATCCGGTCGAGGCCCTCGATCGCTTCGTTGGCGAGGGCGTCGATGTCGGTGCGCTCCGCGAGCTCGGCGAGCATCGAGTGCGCCGCGCGCTCCGAGCCGCACGGCACGACCGAATGGTGGCCCAGCACGTACCAGTCCCCGTCGATCTCGGCGACGCGCCAATCCCCTTCGAGGGGGATGCACTCACCGTTGCGCTGGACGTAGAAGGGTCGGGTCGGCATGCGGGGGCTCCGAGCGGAAGCCTACCGGATCGTGGGGAAACGGGGGCGGAATCTCGCGCGGCACCCTGCTGAGATCGCGCTCAGGCTCCACTCAGCACCGGCGCCGGATCTCCACGTCCTCGCCGCTGCCGACCAGGACGGCGTCCGCCATGCCCAGGAAGAAGCCCGTCCCGAGGACGCCCGGCAGAGCGACGATCGTCTGTTCGAGGGCCGCGGCGTCGAGGGGAACGGAGAGCTTCGCGTCGAGGACCCAGTTCCCGTTGTCGGTGACGAGCGTCTCGCCGTCGCGCGCTTCGCGAAGGGTCGCGTCGAGACCCATTGCCGCGAGTTCGCGTCGGACGAGGGCCTCGCCGAAGGGCAGGACCTCGATCGGCAGACGACCTCGCTCGCCGATCGAGGAGACGAGCTTCTCGGGCCCGACCAGGATCACGAGCCGGTCGGAGCTCGCGGCCACCACCTTCTCGCGGACCATCGCCGCGCCGTAGCCCTTGATCAGGTCGAGCGCGTCGTCGACCTCGTCGGCGCCGTCGAAGGTGATGTCGAGGCGGCCGGCGGCTTCGAGGGTCGTGAGCGGAATGCTCAGCTCGCGGGCGAGCTGTTCGGTGGCTTCGCTGGTCGGGACGCCGGTGATCTCCAGCCCTTCGGCAACGCGGTCGCCCAGGGCTTCGACGAAGGCCGAAGCGGCGCGTCCGGTTCCGAGGCCGAGGGTCATGCCGGCCTCGACGAAGTCGAGCGCCGCCTGTGCGGCGCCCGTCGGAGTCGTGGGGTCGTTGCTGGGCATGATGCTAGGCGAGCGCCTCCGTGACGAGGGTCGCCAGTCGCTCGAGGGTGACCTTCGGGTCCGCACCGACGTCGATGCCGATCACGGATCGCTCGCGCTCCGCCAGGACGCTGTAGTCGCCGACCGCCTGCGCCTCGGCGAGCGTGTCGAAGTCGCCGCCCATGCCGGGGATCGCGAGGGCGTCGCGGGTTCGCGCGCCGGCGCTCTGCCAGAGCTGGAGGCCGACGATGGGGTTCGGGCCGCCCTTCTGGAGCTGGCCCGTCGAATGGAGGTAGCGCGGACCGAAATCGAGGGTCGTCGCGACGCCTCGGGCGATCCCGACCTGCTCGCGCAGGCTCTGCAGGATTTCGCGGTGGGCGGCGGCATCTTCGAGGAAGACGTTCACGAAGAACGTGTCGTTCGCGCCGAGGCCGCCGAGCAGGGCCGCGATCGCGTCCTTCGCGTCGTTCGCCGGGCCGACGGACGGGGAGACGATCCACGACGCTCCCTGGTCCTCGAAGCTCGCGTTCGGCACGGGCAGGGCGCCGCCGTCAGCCGCCTTGGCCATCAGCTCGCGGCTCGCGACCTTCGCCGACTCGACGTCGGGCTGGTCGAAGGGATTGAGCTCGAGGACCGCACCGATCACCGCCGTCGCCACCTCCCAGCGGAAGACTTCCTGGAGGAGGTCGAGGCGCTCGGCGAGGGCGATGCGGATGACGGGATGGCCCGCCGCTTCGAGGGCAGCCAGCTTCGCTTCGCGATCCGCCTTCGTCACGTCCCCGGCGACGGCGAGATCGACGAAGACCCGGTCGTTCGCGTAGCGGGCGGGCTCGCCGAGGGGCTCGCCGGCGATCGGGACCACGCCCTTGCCGTGCTTGCCCGTCGACTCCGCGACGAGCTGCTCGATCCAGTCGCTGAAGAGCGCGATCTCCGGAGACAAAGAGAGCGTCAGCTTGTCACGGCCACTCCGAGCGAGGGTCCCGAGCGCCAGGCCGAGGCCCACGCCGGGATTCTGGTCGGGCGAGACGAAGGGCGCACACGCCGCGGACATCGTTCGCGCGCGACTGCGCAGGGCCTCGGGATCGAGCCCGGCGGCTTCGGCCGGCAGGAGCCCGAAGGGGCTCAGCGCCGAGAAGCGGCCGCCGACGTCCGGCCGGCCGAGGGCCGCACCCAGGAACCCGAGCTCCGCCGCGCGGGCCTCGAGCTGGCTGCCGGGGTCCGTGATCGCGACGAAGTGTCGGCCGGCGCGCTCGGCGCCGACCTCGTCGGCGAGCCGCGCGTGGACGAGCTCGAAGATCGCGTTCGGCTCGATCGTCGAGCCGGACTTCGACGACACGAAGAAGAGGCAGCGCTCGAGGTCGAGGCTCGCGAGCTGTCCTTCGATCGCGTCCGGGACCGTGGTGTCGAGGATGCGCAGCGTCCGGGCCTTGCGCCCCCCGGCATCTTCGCCGGTGAACGTCTGGCCAAGCACGTCGGGCCAGAGGCTCGAGCCGCCCATCCCGATCACGACCGCGGCGTCGGCGGGATGTCGCCGAACGGCCTCGCGCAGGGCGGCGCTCCCGATCGCCTCTTCCTCGCTCGCCGTGGGCAGGTCGAGCCAGCCCATCCAGCGGCGCTCGTCGGCGTCCGAGAAGATCGCGGCCTGCTTGCGCCAGAGTGCGTGGGTCTGGCTTGCCTGGACCCACGCCTCGGCGGCGGCGTCGACGTCCGCCTGCGCGGCGCCGAGCGCGTAGCGGGTCGAGACGAGTCCGTCGCCGAGGAGCTTCTGGCGCTTCGTTTCGACGGAGAGGAGGAGCCCGTCGAAGGCGTCGCTGAAGAGCGCGCAGCCCTTCGTCAGCAGGCCGTCGGTGATCTCCTTGAGTGAGATGCCCAGGGCATCGAGCTCGGAGAGCACGGCCTGGGCTTCCGCCTTGAGCGGCTCGGGATCCTTGCCGAGGGCGTCGCGAACCCGGCCTTCCGTCCGGAAGGCTTCCAAGGTCGCGTCGGGCAGGGTGTTGACCGTGTGCCGGCCGATCAGCTCGTCGACGTAGAGGGTCTTCGGGAGGGCGGGGTCCTTGGTGCCGGTGCTCGCCCAGAGGACGCGCTGGGGATCGGCGCCGGCGTCGGCGAGTCGCGCCCAGCGATCGCTGGCGAGGGTCTCGAGGAAGCGCGCGTAGGCGAGCTTCGCGTTCGCGATGGCGACCTTGGCGTCGAGGGCCTCGAGGCGGGCGCGCACTTCGGCTCGCGTCTCGCCTTCGAGCTTCGCCGCGAGGTGCTGGCCGACGGTCGCGTCGATCCGCGAGATGAAGAAGCTCGCGACGCTCGCGATCCCCGACACGTTCTGGCCGCGCTCGAGCCGCGCCTCGAGGCCCGCGAGATAGGCCTGGTGGACGGCCTCGTAGGCGTCGACCGCGAAGAGCAGCGTCACGTTCACGTGGATGCCGTCGCTAATCAGCTGCTGGATCGCCGGG
The sequence above is drawn from the bacterium genome and encodes:
- a CDS encoding sigma 54-interacting transcriptional regulator, with amino-acid sequence MRTIRSLLWIGSGRGLTRSGMTEAPELDVTWVPDLDEALLLPAVRFDAVLVEEGEPQALELALPELDRFAERRGILVATAAMDDSHADALLAMGLGAVFVIDPNRVGRGFVTEVNETLDQLQAERCHRAREAAAPASPTEEGTPPVRTVSRLEGASTTEATEAEEPPRVLGRSDAMRQVSDLVDLAASSPSTVLVTGETGVGKEVIARELHDRGRRGDAPFVAINCAAFPDALLESELFGHAKGAFTGADREKVGLFEAAGAGTLFLDELAEMALPLQAKLLRVLQEREVRRVGDLEARPIHCRIVAATNRVLADEVARGHFREDLFYRLNVFPIRIPPLRERRGDVLPLARSFLALHGPQEGKHDCHLSLAASHLLEAYHWPGNVRELENEMLRALMLTPSGQLITPRHLSPKLVEILEPIAHGARPDETLRQALDRIESWLIRRALANNDGRKAKTAQKLGITREGLYKKLKRLGIE
- the rpiA gene encoding ribose-5-phosphate isomerase RpiA, whose product is MPSNDPTTPTGAAQAALDFVEAGMTLGLGTGRAASAFVEALGDRVAEGLEITGVPTSEATEQLARELSIPLTTLEAAGRLDITFDGADEVDDALDLIKGYGAAMVREKVVAASSDRLVILVGPEKLVSSIGERGRLPIEVLPFGEALVRRELAAMGLDATLREARDGETLVTDNGNWVLDAKLSVPLDAAALEQTIVALPGVLGTGFFLGMADAVLVGSGEDVEIRRRC
- a CDS encoding bifunctional transaldolase/phosoglucose isomerase, whose protein sequence is MPAKDSSGAPPASPIALAHAHGQSIWLDNISRDLLLSGELRRWVEERGIRGVTSNPAIFEKAIAQTSDYDPAARALIGQGASDALDVFERLAVQDIQLGCDVLRPIWEASEGRDGFVSLEVSPHLANDTEGTIEEARRLSADVARDNLMIKVPATPEGIPAIQQLISDGIHVNVTLLFAVDAYEAVHQAYLAGLEARLERGQNVSGIASVASFFISRIDATVGQHLAAKLEGETRAEVRARLEALDAKVAIANAKLAYARFLETLASDRWARLADAGADPQRVLWASTGTKDPALPKTLYVDELIGRHTVNTLPDATLEAFRTEGRVRDALGKDPEPLKAEAQAVLSELDALGISLKEITDGLLTKGCALFSDAFDGLLLSVETKRQKLLGDGLVSTRYALGAAQADVDAAAEAWVQASQTHALWRKQAAIFSDADERRWMGWLDLPTASEEEAIGSAALREAVRRHPADAAVVIGMGGSSLWPDVLGQTFTGEDAGGRKARTLRILDTTVPDAIEGQLASLDLERCLFFVSSKSGSTIEPNAIFELVHARLADEVGAERAGRHFVAITDPGSQLEARAAELGFLGAALGRPDVGGRFSALSPFGLLPAEAAGLDPEALRSRARTMSAACAPFVSPDQNPGVGLGLALGTLARSGRDKLTLSLSPEIALFSDWIEQLVAESTGKHGKGVVPIAGEPLGEPARYANDRVFVDLAVAGDVTKADREAKLAALEAAGHPVIRIALAERLDLLQEVFRWEVATAVIGAVLELNPFDQPDVESAKVASRELMAKAADGGALPVPNASFEDQGASWIVSPSVGPANDAKDAIAALLGGLGANDTFFVNVFLEDAAAHREILQSLREQVGIARGVATTLDFGPRYLHSTGQLQKGGPNPIVGLQLWQSAGARTRDALAIPGMGGDFDTLAEAQAVGDYSVLAERERSVIGIDVGADPKVTLERLATLVTEALA